The proteins below are encoded in one region of Hordeum vulgare subsp. vulgare chromosome 3H, MorexV3_pseudomolecules_assembly, whole genome shotgun sequence:
- the LOC123439346 gene encoding RHOMBOID-like protein 1, which translates to MPRRGETAVVPIDADGGRPKAPPGRSGSHGPGHHGHRHHRSSRPPPPSQEFRPFRRWFPFLVPLFIAANIALFVRTMYVNDCPAHAAAAAAAIGDSVGGAAGGSAGAAASRGCMLEPDLGRYAFQPYKENPLVGPTSATLLQMGALETGKVAKDHEWWRLITCIWLHAGVIHILANMLSLLMIGIRLEKEFGFLRIGTLYVISGVGGSLLSALFMVSNISVGASGALFGLLGSMLSELITNWTIYENKCAALLTLVMIIVINLAVGILPHVDNFAHIGGFVSGFFLGFVLLMRPQFGYINQKNSRLGVHSGTTKCKYKPYQIVLLVIALVILICGFITGFVLLMQGFDASQQCSWCHYLSCVPTSKWDCKAPNNYCVSSQLGDQLNLTCQSTGKTETYVINSPTNPEAVKNLCLGLCS; encoded by the exons ATGCCGCGGCGGGGCGAGACGGCAGTGGTCCCCATTGACGCGGACGGAGGGAGGCCCAAGGCGCCCCCGGGCCGCTCCGGCAGCCACGGCCCGGGCCACCACGGCCACCGCCACCACAGGAGCAGCCGGCCCCCGCCGCCGTCGCAGGAGTTCCGGCCCTTCCGCCGCTGGTTCCCGTTCCTCGTGCCGCTCTTCATCGCCGCCAACATCGCCCTCTTCGTCCGCACCATGTACGTCAACGACTGCCCCGCCCACGCCGCGGCTGCCGCCGCCGCGATCGGCGACTCCGTCGGCGGGGCCGCCGGGGGTTCCGCCGGGGCCGCCGCCTCGCGGGGTTGCATGCTCGAGCCGGACCTCGGCAGGTACGCGTTCCAGCCGTACAAGGAGAACCCCCTCGTCGGGCCAACATCCGCGAC GCTGTTGCAAATGGGGGCACTAGAAACTGGTAAAGTTGCCAAGGATCACGAATGGTGGCGCCTCATCACTTGCATTTGGTTGCATGCTGGTGTTATCCACATACTTGCCAACATGTTGAGTCTCCTGATGATTGGAATCAGGCTTGAGAAGGAATTCGGTTTCC TGAGGATCGGCACGCTGTATGTGATCTCGGGGGTCGGCGGTAGCTTGTTGTCTGCTCTGTTTATGGTGTCAAATATCTCTGTTGGTGCTTCAGGTGCACTGTTTGGATTACTGGGCTCCATGCTGTCAGAGCTGATAACAAACTGGACAATCTACGAGAATAAG TGTGCGGCTTTATTGACTCTTGTTATGATCATTGTTATCAACTTGGCTGTTGGGATCCTTCCACATGTTGACAACTTTGCTCATATTGGTGGATTCGTATCGGGGTTTTTTCTTGGTTTTGTGCTCCTAATGCGCCCACAGTTCGGATACATCAACCAAAAGAACTCTCGTCTTGGAGTTCACTCGGGCACGACTAAATGCAAGTACAAGCCTTATCAAATTGTACTCTTGGTGATTGCTTTGGTGATATTAATTTGTGG GTTCATCACTGGCTTTGTATTGCTAATGCAAGGGTTCGATGCTAGCCAGCAATGTTCTTGGTGCCATTATCTGAGCTGTGTTCCTACTTCAAAGTGGGACTGTAAAGCACCGAACAACTATTGCGTC TCTTCACAGCTTGGAGACCAATTAAACCTGACATGCCAAAGCACCGGGAAGACCGAAACGTACGTTATCAACAGCCCAACCAACCCGGAGGCGGTTAAGAACCTTTGTCTCGGCCTTTGCAGCTGA